In a single window of the Thermodesulfobacteriota bacterium genome:
- a CDS encoding DUF1902 domain-containing protein: MTKSLFVHAEWDEEARVWVATSDDVPGLATEAETMEMLVDKLRVMIPELLEANGETGLTEVPFELLTRRFETVRLCAN; the protein is encoded by the coding sequence ATGACGAAGAGTCTGTTCGTACATGCGGAGTGGGACGAGGAAGCGCGGGTCTGGGTCGCCACCAGCGACGACGTGCCCGGCCTGGCTACCGAGGCCGAGACCATGGAGATGCTGGTCGACAAGCTCCGGGTCATGATCCCCGAACTCCTGGAGGCCAACGGCGAAACCGGCCTGACCGAAGTCCCCTTCGAGCTCCTCACCCGCCGTTTCGAGACCGTTCGCCTCTGCGCCAACTGA